The region TGGCACCCTCAAGGGCTGGAATCTGGAACAACAGGCATTGATGTATACCTTGAAAACCTCGGGTCCAGCGCGCGCAATAGCGATGCACCCAGACGGCGTTCATGCCATTTCCGGTGGTGACCATGGTATTCAGATTTGGGATCTAGTGCATCGAATCGAAAAACGCACCTTGACCAGTGGCGGGCATCAAGCCTCGATTTCCGTGCTGGCGGTCACTCCAGATGGACGCAAGGTGATTGCCGGCGCAGTTGACTCAACACTCAAAATTTTGAGTCTAGATCAGGGTACCGTCATTCATACCTTAAAAGGACATGGCGGCCCGATTCGCGGCTTGGCTTTGACTCCCGATGGACAGTGGATCATTTCCGCGTCCACCGATGGAAACTTGAAAGTGTGGGATCTGGAGCGAGGTATGGAGCGTTGTACCCTTGCCGGGCATCACGCCGAGGTAGCAACTGTTGCCGTGACCTGGGATGGTCGGGCAATTTCAGCGGGTGCGGATCGAACGCTCAAGGTCTGGGATCTGGAACGGGGCGCTGATTTGCATACCCTGACCGGCCATCGTGATGCGGTTAATGCTGTGGCTGTTTTGCCCGGTGGAACCCAGATTATTTCTGCTTCAGATGATCGCACTCTGAAAATTTGGGACATGAAATGGCGACGTGCGGCGCTCCAAATCTTGACGGGTCATACCCGCGATGTGAACGCAGTGGCAGTGAGCGCCGATGGGCGGTGCGTGGTTTCCGCCTCCAAGGATAAAACTCTTAGAGTTTGGGAGTTAATTCAGGGTAAGGAACCCAAGGAACTACGGGTGTTAACCGGTCATAGTGCGCCGGTACGCACGGTGGCGCTCACTCGGGACGGTCAGTGGGCCGTCTCTGGCTCATCGGATCGGACCCTGCGTGTCTGGGATCTCGCTCATGAAAACACTGGTCGCGTGTTGACCGGCCACCAGGGCGCGGTGACAGCGGTTGTCATGGTGCGTGAGCAAGAAATGATCTCCGCTTCCTTGGATGGCACGCTCAAATTGTGGAATCTGGAATCAGGAACAGAACTACCGCTGCTAGTAGAGGAAATTGCACCAACCGTGGCGCTGCTGTCGCTCGCAGTTCCGGGGGAACGCATGGATGGCGAGCTGGAACTCTCTGATAAACCATGGGTAATTACCGGTGCCGAAGACGGAACCCTTCAGATATGGCTAACGACTCCCGGAGGTGAACGGTATGTTTGGCCAGCGCACCAGGCTGCGATCACGGCGCTGGCGGTAAGCGCGGATGGGAAAATCGCTATCTCCGGTTCCAATGATCACACTATTCGGGTTTGGGATTTGCCCCGTGCGAAAAATATCGCCGCGCTCACGACAAAAAATTTGAACCCTCAACGTAAAAAAAGTGAACTAATCGAAACCCCTGACCTAATCGCAGAATTTACCGGAGAAAGTCCGATACTGACTTGTGCCGTTGCCGAGGATGGAGTCACTATCATCGCTGGAGAAAAATCAGGTCGAATTCACTTTTTGCGCTTGGAAGCATTAAATTAACTCAAATTGCTACCTATTTGCCTTTCTCCCCTCTCCCTTATGGGAGAGGGACCAGGGGGTGAGGGATAATTCCTCAACATTAGTCAAAAGTCCCTCACCTCAACCCCTCTCCCAAAGGGAGAGGGGCTATTTGGTTATCCACCATAATTAGGTAGCAACTTGGGTTACTGTTAAAGACTCTGCATAGAGATTCTGTGACTTCGCTGCGCGCAGAATGACAGTAAGCAGGCAACAGAATGATGGCAGCAATAACAATGACAGATGGCAGCAATAACATGGATCGACTACTTGACGCGTCAATCCTAGAAGGGGTATTTTTCGCAGATTCCGTTCATTTAATTAATTTTGAGAAGGAAAGTGTCGTGAAATCAATCATTACTATTTTACTAGGTTGTTTTTTATCCTTAACGATTTTCTCAAATATTTCTCACGCCGCCGGCACCCTCGGCGCGT is a window of Gammaproteobacteria bacterium DNA encoding:
- a CDS encoding hypothetical protein (Evidence 5 : Unknown function) — protein: MKKNKLFSDQIAPIQSDNQQTLAVEILSDSAALALLADWSQQTIAELPPAALEVAHECGNLPLGLRMMGALSRGLPDSWERILRQIREIDPKALQRRFSDDPTLAPQTLRALQVALNSLEPEWHRHYLDLAIFPADVAIPMTVLRALWTPEKIVANNQKSVEENAKEIDITTIVAQFKQRALVECDDDDYFHLQAIQRVYLQKYAGNRSALHARFLRNIATQLPHTGTLPSWDNLPRDEFYLWQYLPYHLANAGQYTELSKLLTDLNWLDAQLEMVDLSTIDAMYGLPPHEESLERVRGALRLATPALSKDKNQLAGQLLGRLLGVRTPGLRGLIKQAMRWKGAPWLRPLTDSLIASGGPLEHTFASPRERIQAIAVTQDGRLLIAGSAEGQIKIWDLEQWLELSTLSSQHHAINAVAITPDGQRFLLAADDGTLELWDLERREVRCTLKGHRDRVNAVVMAQNGRQAISASSDGTLKGWNLEQQALMYTLKTSGPARAIAMHPDGVHAISGGDHGIQIWDLVHRIEKRTLTSGGHQASISVLAVTPDGRKVIAGAVDSTLKILSLDQGTVIHTLKGHGGPIRGLALTPDGQWIISASTDGNLKVWDLERGMERCTLAGHHAEVATVAVTWDGRAISAGADRTLKVWDLERGADLHTLTGHRDAVNAVAVLPGGTQIISASDDRTLKIWDMKWRRAALQILTGHTRDVNAVAVSADGRCVVSASKDKTLRVWELIQGKEPKELRVLTGHSAPVRTVALTRDGQWAVSGSSDRTLRVWDLAHENTGRVLTGHQGAVTAVVMVREQEMISASLDGTLKLWNLESGTELPLLVEEIAPTVALLSLAVPGERMDGELELSDKPWVITGAEDGTLQIWLTTPGGERYVWPAHQAAITALAVSADGKIAISGSNDHTIRVWDLPRAKNIAALTTKNLNPQRKKSELIETPDLIAEFTGESPILTCAVAEDGVTIIAGEKSGRIHFLRLEALN
- a CDS encoding hypothetical protein (Evidence 5 : Unknown function) — encoded protein: MMAAITMTDGSNNMDRLLDASILEGVFFADSVHLINFEKESVVKSIITILLGCFLSLTIFSNISHAAGTLGALNDTDITQCQDGSNNWGTCTAQYRR